A genomic region of Lytechinus pictus isolate F3 Inbred chromosome 2, Lp3.0, whole genome shotgun sequence contains the following coding sequences:
- the LOC129268943 gene encoding b(0,+)-type amino acid transporter 1-like — protein MTELKERKKGEINRGFESDENGPTSYNEKAIEIIDGPDNGEGVKLKREVGLLGAFAYVVGSMIGSGIFVSPKGVLSSTESVGMSLVIWFLCGIIALLGALVYTELGLMLPKSGAEHTYLNTTFGSSIAFVYAWVSITVIRPAGIAIISLTFGQYMVAPFYIGEECGPPDMIAKLLAACCIVLLAIINCYSLKVAARVQIIFTVAKLLALVVIIILGFVEIGQGNTEYLDPKESFKGSASNVAAYGLAFYAGLWSYDGWNTLNFAVEEMKSPEKTLPRAILLGLPVTTVVYLLTNIAYFTVLSPEQLLQSDAVAVTFALQTMGPAYWLIPIAVAMSTFGAANGVSFIASRLAYSVAQEGHFPQVLSMAQHKRVTPVVSLIVVSVIALILLFVSNNLDSLLNYFSFASWFFYGITAFTFLYLRYKHPDWKRPYRVHWLVAVFLLIASLYFIIAPIISDPALEFLFAAIFMVGGLIFWIPFIHYGYQPKFMEHFTTYCQLFFELIPTYNTELKDQSTKNDGTAFNEDGASSE, from the exons ATGACggaattaaaagaaagaaagaagggagagATCAATCGTGGCTTCGAATCTGACGAGAATGGACCAACGTCTTACAATGAAAAAGCTATCGAGATCATTGACGGCCCCGACAACGGTGAAGGggtaaaattaaaaagagaagtTGGTCTACTTGGAGCATTTGCTTACGTGGTTGGGTCGATGATTGGATCTGGTATATTTGTATCCCCCAAAGGAGTTCTTTCTTCAACAGAGAGCGTTGGGATGAGTCTTGTTATATGGTTTCTATGTGGTATAATTGCACTGTTAG GCGCTTTGGTGTATACCGAATTGGGTCTGATGCTGCCCAAATCTGGTGCTGAGCACACGTACTTGAACACGACCTTTGGATCATCCATAGCCTTTGTGTACGCATGGGTTAGTATCACCGTTATTCGTCCCGCAGGCATCGCTATCATCTCATTAACCTTTGGTCAGTATATGGTGGCGCCCTTCTACATTGGTGAAGAATGCGGTCCACCTGATATGATTGCGAAGCTTTTAGCCGCATGTTGCATTG TCTTGCTGGCAATAATCAATTGTTACAGTCTGAAGGTCGCTGCTCGAGTTCAAATCATATTCACAGTGGCTAAACTTCTGGCTCTTGTAGTCATTATAATCCTTGGTTTTGTGGAGATTGGTCAAG GGAACACCGAATATCTGGACCCAAAGGAATCCTTCAAAGGTTCGGCCTCTAATGTTGCTGCTTATGGACTCGCCTTCTATGCTGGGTTATGGTCCTACGACGGATG GAACACGTTGAATTTTGCCGTAGAAGAAATGAAAAGTCCAGAAAA AACATTACCCCGTGCTATTTTACTGGGTCTACCAGTGACTACAGTAGTCTACCTTCTGACCAACATTGCCTACTTCACAGTCCTCAGTCCAGAACAACTTCTACAGTCAGATGCAGTCGCCGTG ACATTTGCTCTCCAGACTATGGGTCCTGCCTATTGGTTAATCCCAATAGCTGTTGCTATGTCAACGTTTGGAGCGGCTAATGGCGTATCTTTTATCGCTTCAAG GTTAGCCTACTCGGTGGCACAAGAAGGTCATTTTCCCCAGGTATTATCAATGGCACAGCACAAGAGGGTAACGCCTGTTGTTTCCTTGATTGTTGTG TCTGTGATCGCACTGATTCTCCTGTTTGTGTCGAACAATTTGGATAGTTTGTTAAATTATTTCAGCTTTGCTTCGTGGTTTTTCTATGGTATCACCGCATTCACCTTCCTCTATCTCAGATATAAACATCCCGATTGGAAGAGGCCATACAGG GTACATTGGTTAGTAGCAGTTTTCCTCCTAATCGCTTCTCTATATTTCATCATCGCACCTATCATCAGCGACCCCGCCCTCGAGTTTCTCTTCGCTGCTATCTTCATGGTTGGTGGATTGATTTTCTGGATACCTTTCATTCACTACGgatatcaaccaaaattcatgG AACATTTCACAACCTACTGTCAGCTGTTTTTCGAACTTATTCCGACATACAACACGGAATTGAAGGATCAGTCGACCAAGAACGACGGCACCGCGTTTAATGAAGATGGAGCCAGCTCAGAATAA